The DNA sequence TGCTACAACTCATGACCTGTGCTCAACAACTTTGTAAAGCAATGTGGCATGAGTTGTATCCTCATAGGAACAGATGATGATCAGAGAAAAAAGTATGATACGAGTTGTTAGCTGTGGATAGTGTAGCATTAGAGAGAGATATTACCCTTCTAACTTTCAACTAAAATATTAGTTCCAAGAATATTTCAACAGCAAGTTCTGCATTAGACTAAACATCAAATTTAAGTTTAGCATAATCATTTTGATGCCTCCATCAATTGGTGTGGAGGTGATGAGAGCAGCAGATAAGCCAAGTTGTATGATATGTATGTATGACACTATAAACCAATTTGTAGATTTATGTATTCTTTCAATTCCTTCAATAAATGCTCGCATGAATTGCTAGTTCTGTAAACAATACATCGGCACGTAGTTAAAGGAGCCAAAACAAAGTTATACAAACATTAAGCATTCGAAAGAACCTATTAGATTCTTTAAATAAAGCAAAAATAATTCTAGAGAAGTTGCTAAAGACATTCTAAAAGTCCTCGACTCGTATCTATTTTCGATCATGTAAGTTTTTACCTCCAAAGCTTATCCCCCATGTATTTGAGAGCCGGGACACCCCTTATCTCCATATCAACTAAGGGTGCCTGGCATAATCTCAAACCACCAAGTTCTGAATCATTGTGGATCATTTCAATTGCGCGCATTTGATCCTGCAAATTGTTAGAACTGGTGATCAGAAAGGATAGAAGAATGTTGAAAAAGACACATATTATTAATTCCCAACTCAATGCAAGagttactagcaaaaatcctaattgTCTCCCAAAAGATTAATCTCAGCaaatgaccaaaaaaaaaaaaagttcaagAATAATAAAGTATGAAAAGAACATAATACACATTCATGAATACCTTTCTTCTCATTGAACAAAACTTGCAGTCTGATGTAGGAGGCAAGACCTGATTAACAATAAGCCTTTTAACAGaaattttttccttcttcaaGGATGCATGTAACCTTGAGGATTCACTGATTGCCATAACCTTGAAGAGTTCATAATCAAATGATCAAAATGTAAttggttatttcaaaaaataatgcCAAGAGGCAAATATTTTTGCTTatttcaatatcaaaatcaataaCCCAAGCAGAATAGAAACTTAGGATTACCGTAGGAATCGTGACTATTATGAATTCAGTAGTGTCTGAATCTTGGAAGAGATCCCGTATTTTTTCTACTCTTTCCTTAAGTTTTTCAAGCTTGTCCGGCTGCAAGCTCAAATATGGAATACTTAAAATTTCAACAGTGGAGAAAAAGCCTTTACAATAACAATTTAATAACTTACACCATCATTTTGAGGTTCTTTCCCAAGCAAAGATTTGAAGGCCGAACCCATTTTTTTCTTCAACTGGATAACGTAATTGCTTTTGTTAGTGAATTCTAACATAGATGAAGATGACTAGTTGAGCTAGTTCTTGGTGtatatttgttgagtttaatacaCACATGAATCATATACCTTCATTAGTTTGCCTACAGATCCATCCATGAAGTCGGGCAGTGACAGTAGCCGAAGTGTATGACCCTATTGAGGAATTTATGAGACATAAATCTTCATTTTATCTGAATAAATCCAAATACATAATAAGTGAACTAATAACTGTTACATACTGTTGGTGCTGTATCAAAAACTATTCGACTGAACATATTATACTCTTGTGACTCAAGAAATTGCATCACCTGGAACAAAGCAACAAAATCAGGAAAAATCATCCGAGCACACGATCCTCAGTGCTTGGTtttagaaggaagaaggagaaaggagagggaagggggggggggggggggacaTGAAACTAGCCTACCTTAGAAATTGCAACAATTTCATCTGTTCCAGGTGGAGGAGTGCTCAGGAGCTCTTCCAGCTTCAAATCCCCTAACTTTGGCAATTCCATTAAAGAAGACAAAGGAATGTTATGCCAACATTCGGCATTGAGTCACTGATATCCTAATGCGGACAAGAAAGAAACATGGACTAAAATGGATATAAGAGTATTATGGTTTGCTAACTTCCATCACAAGACAAACAATGCAATTCAGATTACCAAACTCTAAGAGAATTTCTCAATTTTCAGAATCTTCAAAGATGTTTTAGCAATTTCTGATTTGCTCCTTTAGCGACAGTCAATAGTAGCAAAATATGAGTTTTACTTTGATAGTAATGAAGAATATTCTATGCTAACTATGTAGTACTTTATTCATGTGATTATCATAGGGGTGTAAATATACAGAAAACTGTTAGCCCCTAAAAATGCTTAGAACTTAACACTAGATTAAGAAACACTCATAATTAAAAGCAGAAACTACCTGGTCAGCAATCATTCCAAGTCCCATGCTTTGCATTAAAGACTTTACACCCATGCCATCACCC is a window from the Arachis stenosperma cultivar V10309 chromosome 3, arast.V10309.gnm1.PFL2, whole genome shotgun sequence genome containing:
- the LOC130969702 gene encoding ATPase GET3B-like, yielding MAALLGHILKTQNHSSFIRSVTRRTIDTIFFSSLHEPTFKITPLSQVRLLGSCTEGVCGFDEMVTGKERKYYMLGGKGGVGKTSCAASLAVRFANHGHPTMVVSTDPAHSLSDSFAQDLTGGRLVPVEGVESPLYALEINPEKSMEEFRAASQKLGDGMGVKSLMQSMGLGMIADQLGDLKLEELLSTPPPGTDEIVAISKVMQFLESQEYNMFSRIVFDTAPTGHTLRLLSLPDFMDGSVGKLMKLKKKMGSAFKSLLGKEPQNDGPDKLEKLKERVEKIRDLFQDSDTTEFIIVTIPTVMAISESSRLHASLKKEKISVKRLIVNQVLPPTSDCKFCSMRRKDQMRAIEMIHNDSELGGLRLCQAPLVDMEIRGVPALKYMGDKLWR